tgttctGTTCCGTTATTCTTTTGTTCATGTCTTAAAGATGTGAGAGATGCTATTTGGGCAACATATTATCATAAGTTGTTGACAGATATGAAAccacaacatttttattgtccAGAAGGCAAAAATTCATGGCACAGGTGACAAAGAGCAAAGACTTACAataatttacagaattttcaCCATAAAAAACCCATATCAGATGTTTGTTATAGAGATGATAAAGCCAGTATATGAAGCTCTGTGTAATGAAGATCTGCTTCATAGGTGTTTGGgaaaatttacacaaaattcaaatgaaagtgTAAATTATGTGGTTTGGAAGTTGGCACTGAAGAAGTCGTTTAGTCAAACTGAGGTCCTCATGTGTATCGTATACATAGCTATATCATGTTTTAATGAAGGAAAAAAGATTCTACTTGACATCATGCAAAAATTCAACATTGAACTTGGTTTAAATACCCAAAAGATTTTCCAGCACCAAGATGAAATAAGGGTACGATATGCTGAAAAGGCTAAATCAGCAGCTAGTTTGGAGGCAAGGCGATCTGCCAGGTGGTCCAGAACTAAAGCACAAAAAGATGCAGCTATGGAAGAGGACGGCTTGTATGCTGCTGGAAAATTTTGAAGCAAAGTAAGGCatgtataataacaaattcaacgctaaattgaaattttaactttaaacctttttttctcaaaattactatttttgaCAAATGCTGCATGATATCTTAAGAATGAATGGACCAATCACTTTGAAATTTCGGGTACTCTTTTGTCACACCAATGTGCTCGATCTGAACTAGAATGACCTTCGCATGTAAGTTCTAAACAGCTTTTTCATTTAAGTAGTGATgcaagatttaaataattatattagatTATATTTAACCAAAAGAATTAGCACATTTATATAGCACAACATTTTGCTACAGGGATGAGTATAGTTCACACAAAAAATACATCAGTATAGAACAAGAATCTGTCTTTGTTACTTTTTCACCAGGATTATGATGGAGCATGCAGTCCATATAGCAAGGtgccaaagaaaaaaaaggaaagtagTGTACTATTACCATTGAGTGTAGAGACATTAAAAACTAATTCTTCAAGCGTCAAAACACACATTATAGACTGTAATGTAAAGATGTAAAAAGCTCGTTTCacaaacaattgaatttttgagtTACAGATGTACAAGTGAATAACTTGTGATGCAGTATTTTAAGCCATATAGGTCTCTTTAAGGGCCTTTTGATATTTATCGAGATCTAATTATTAAGGATTATTAAGGATCTAACTATCCTTGTCTCTTCAATGATGCGgtgacagagagggcgatacaacaattacAGGAAAGACGAGAACAGGACGATTAGGCTaccatgatttttttcaaggaTATTAAAGCAAAGAAgctatattttctaataattctggttttaatatattcgttacactttggcggatgcgactccaaggcctgattttccaatttcggccttaaaactttataaacaataaaagtacgtttttttttatttacatatacttttCCAACATCaagccttggagtcgcatccgccgaagtgtaacgaatatattaaaatcagaattattagaaaatattgcttctttgcttcaatattcttgaaaaaaatcatgctagtcTAATCGCCCTgccctcgtctctcctgcaattgttgtatcgccctctctatCACAACATCATTGGATAGACAAGGATCTATCTATTCTTGTCCCGGagcttcctactttttccgcaactgtcacTGAAATCAACTCGAAGTTTTGCTCTGACTGCTGCGCATCCTTAAGTATAACTTAATTCATAAACTAACCAGGACTCGCGGAATTCTTGATATCCGTATAGTTCTGTTTGTAACGTTATTTTCATGTGTAGTatcaacttttcttttttccttgatacctaaatattttaatacattagaagaatttcttcttttcgaactaatttttgttatcaatTAAGCGATTTCAAAATAAGTCCAACAAtatactcttttttttaatcgaataagtTATCAAAGTGAATTTTGTGATAAGAGTATGTAATTTGTACTTCTATCTACGAGTATTAGATTTTGTATCTTTGTAAACCTATAgtttgtaacattttcaaatgtagaaataaataaatcactttaaaaaactttttaatatacatagtaaaaacaaagtaatgaTTTGTCCTTCCTTAcctcaatttatttttaaggttTGCGACTTCTCTGGTTAGCTCTTCCTGAGATTCTAGCATATCGTCCATTTCTCTCTGTGCTTTCCTCTTCATTGCTTTATGCCTGCTAATTTCTTCCTCAGCTTCGTCAAGCTGTCTCTTCAAAGCTTTCATTCTTGCGTTTACTTTCTCTGCTTGTTCTTTGTATTGGTCAGAGTTTCTCCTTTCATCTTCTAACTGTAAACTCAATTCCTTCAGTTTTTTCTCTAACTTCCTGTTAATTTTCTGTTGTGCAAATCTTTCTTTTGCTTCGGTTTCCAGCTGTTCGTCGAGATTGTTAATTTTCGACTCTAATTGTTGCATGGTAGCTTTGGTCTTTGCCCTTTGAGCAGTCTCCAATTCCGTCAGCTTCGCTTTCAGTTCCTTGTTTTGCCTTTCCAGCAACAGTTTGTGCGATTCTAATTTCTGTGTAGTTGATCTTTCGGTTGTTAGATCGTTTGTTAGCTGCTCGATAGTTATTTGAGCCTTTCTGGCTCTGTCCATTAGCAGCTCACCATTGGATTGCTCTTCCTCCAGTTCCTCTTCCAATGTTGCGATTCTAGCTTCAAGTCTTCGTTTTTCATCCAGCATTAACGTACCCTTATTAGCATTATTATTAAGTTCCTCCTGTAATTCATCCCTCTCGTTCTCTGCAGCTCTTCTTGCTCGTTCGCTACTGGCGAAATCTTCGGTTAACTGCATCAAATCTGCCTCTAAGctctttacttttctttcaGTTTCTTTAGCAGTTGCTGCAAGTTCATCTCTAGCAGCTCTGGCCTCTTCGGTTTCCCTGGTGCAATCTTTCATTTGCGCTTGAAGTTTCTTCAATTGTTTCAATGCATCTTCCTTCACCTTATTATGCATCTCCAGTTGCTGTTCGATATCTTTATAATCTGCCTCCATTTTCTTCCGTTGTGCAATAGCGGCAGccctttgttttctttcgtcCTCCAATTCTGCTTCAAGGTCGCGCAACTGTTTTACCAATCCTCTTCGTTTCTCCTCGGCCTGTTCTTCCTTAGCTTGCAGGTCGCGTTCAAACTGAGCTCTTAGAGCTTGCATATTTACTTCTAAACGTAGTTTTGCATCCTCGGTGAATTGCAATTCGTCCTCGAGTTCCTCTACTTGAGATCGTTGCTCTGCTAATTGAGACTCAAGGGCACGTTTTGCCTTCTCAAGTTCGTGTACATTCTTGTCAGCCGTTCCTTGATTATTCACAAGTTCGTCGAGCTCCGATTGGAGACCTCGCCGGACGCGTTCGAGTTCCTCGACTTTTTCATTCATCTCGTCGAGTTCACGGGTCAAAGATAAGACACGGGTTTCTTTTTCACGAGCCTCGCGTTCAGCAGCGTCACGCTGTTCTGCATATTGCTCGGAGACTGCTTTTTCTTCAGCTAGGACCTAGAAAATGGTAATGACAATGATAGATATTAAGACCAAACAAATTTCAGATATCTATTACGTTAATTCTACCATTGTACAGAATGTCTCACCAGAGGAATTATTCCTTTTGTGTCTGATAATACCGTGAAgtgtttcaattataatttcaatggTTTCAAAAGAAGAACACGacgcaatgaaaaattgtttccaaggttagttttcttttttagattctTTAAGTCACTGGTATGTATCCTAGTAGAACTATACTTAAATCTTGACTCTAATTATAACTGAGAACTGAATTGGCCTTGTATTAATTAGAGTTATCTGTTGCTTACGGTTGTAACACATATGGGCTTCGCGTGCTAATGTAGATAATCAactttacttaatttttgaaacgtttacACGCGTTAATATAAACGTTACACTAAGTGTTGCAAGCTGCTTTAACGTTGTTCTCTTGTGTGATTATTGTTTGGGAGAGTTTGTGGTCACTTGCAGATCCATTTagtacaaaagaaaacaaaacatacaAGACAGatattccaatgaaatttttattgcattgtGATCCTTTGAAACCATCCTAATTTTGTATTAAGCATTTTTATGTCTTTAGAAGCAAAGAGGGCAGTTAGGTGTTTCGATTCCAGTGGGACATCCGTGTTTAAAAAGACAAGATTTTTGTGGCATTTagatgtaaattaaaaatcagtaaaaatcattattgaaaattaagacTTTGTGTTCAATCCCATACTAACGCGGGATCGATCTACGAGATATCAACACCTTACAGaccataaatataaaaataatgcaacgaATTTTAAGATGGTATTGTTTTCCCCAAAAAGTtagttttataacaaaaatgtgattctacatattttatttatgataatacGAGAAATCATTTACACAATATCGTCTACTGTTAATATCAATAATCTGCGTTAATGCAGAATTAGTCTGTAAGGTATTGTGTATTAACAAAATACTGATTGAAATTCAATAGAACAGaacaaaaagtattattattttcattaacaaaTACCAAATTACCTAcgtataattttagaaataattaattaataattataataatattaaaaactcaCAGAAAGCTCCTCAAActatcgttaataataaaaaaaaaaggtaacaattctattaattgtaaattaatataatttttaagaataatagtaattattccagcataattattaaatgatatcTAGATCATTAAGAAAACATAAGCAATTAATGTAATTCTGacagtataaatattaaaaattcattgtattattcgaataattaccTTATCAAAGTTTTTCTGCTTTTTCTCCAATTCCAGCACCTTAGCTCTTTGCGCTTCAAGCTCGATAGTACTATCTTCCAATTCCGcctgaattttctttttcgacttATCCAATTTGTCGTTAGCAGCTTGCAACTCTTCAACTTGTCTTTGAAATGCTTCGATATCTTTCATACATCTCTTTCTAGCTTCCTCTAATGCCGCAGCAGCTTCTGCTTCGTCTTCACCCTTCTTCTTAGCTTCAGCCAATTGTATGTTTAAGGCGAAAACCtatataataaagtttttatttgtgtatctGTTCTAACgaatttcgagaaattatttgtaatttcaaaataaataagagagtaataattattcagcaattattctaaatacaCCTAGCTTTCtggtttattatttgattaagaattgtaattaataatcttaCATATTTATCTAAGGCCCTTTTcgcttcttcttcctcttctagTTGATCATGTAGACTATCCTTTTCGCTCTCCACTGCTCTTAATTTCGAACTTAGTGCCAATTTTTGTCTTGTTTCCTCTTCAAGTTGTTGCTGAAGTTCTGTAAATTGAGATTCACAAGTTGCCGAAGCCTTTATGGCGGCCGAAGCCTTCAACTCTGCAGCTTCCAATTGCTGCATGATGCTTTCAGATTCTTGTTGTAATTTTGTCACTCTTTCCACCAATTCCTGTCTGTTTCTTTCAATCTCAGCGAGTTTTGCGTTTACTTCAGCAAGCTGTTGTTCAGCCTGTTTCCGTCTTCTATCCGACTCTTGCCTACTGGCGCTAACAGATCTGAGTTCCGATGCCAAATCAGCATTTTCGGCCTCGAGAGTTGATTTTGCCTTTTCCAAAACAGCTTTCGTCTTTTTCAATGCATCCATCTGTTCATTCAAAGCAGTTAATTCCTGAGTATGTTTATGACGCATATCTGCTAAAGTTGCTTCGTGGACCGATGTTTCTTCTTCTAGGTTCTTCTTTAATGTCGCCAATTCCTGTTCCCGTTTACTTCTCAATTCCTGTTGTGCAGCTGTTGTATCTAAAGAATCTAATAACTCATTTTTCAAAGCTTCTAATTCCTCATTTAGATCACGCTTTAATTTTTCTGCTTTGCTTCTGGCAGCTTTTTCAGCCTCTAAATCTTCCTGAAGTTCAGCTAATTGAGACTCCAATTCACGAAGAGCTTTTTGAGCTTGAGCTTTCGCCGCTCCTTCTTCATCCATTTTTGCCATTACttgatttaattcttcttcgcGTTTACCAAGTTGCAGTTGAAGTTCTTCTACCtgcaaaaaatataccattattattattttgtatgttattcatatttaacattgaaatcgttaaaaatatttaaaaaaaaaagcaacttatgaaaatcattttacctGTGTCTTCCTTTCTCCGAGTTGTTCTTTCAAATCTGATACCTCAGTTTCTATTTTCCTCTTTGATCTGTCAACTTCTTGTCTTTGCTGATGGTCTTTCAATAACCTTTCCTCAAGATCAGCAATTGTTGCTTCATGTTTAGCTTTCAATTTCGATAAATGCTTTGCTTTCTCCTCTTCCTCGGCAAGTGTCTGCGATAAATCATTTGCCCTTTCTtcgagaattttcttttctttcagtAATTTCTGATTCGTATCATCAGAAAGTGCAAGATCTTCTTCaagctttttaatttttgcgtCACATTGCACCTTTTCCAATTGTAACTTCTGTCTAGCAGCTTCTTCCTCTTCCAGTTGTTCTTCAAGATCACTAATATTCAactgtaatttctttttctcctgaGTTAATGCGGTACTcctctcctcttcttcttcaattcttgCCTCCAAATCATGAAGAATCTCCTCCAGTTCTTGTTTTCGTGCAGCTAGTCGTGCACGCATTTCTTCTGCTTCCGCGCATAATTCGACCTCGGCTTGTAACTGCTCTGCCAGCATAGTTTTTTCTTCAAGGGCTAGTTGATATTTTCGTTCGTACTCTTGCGCGGAATGTAACTGTGATTCCAACTTATCCCGCACTTGTTTTAACTCGTCCTCTTTTTGAGTTAATTTCTCTTCTTGCTTAGTTACTTCCAGAAGCGGCTTCACTTTAGTATACAAACGCCACCACTGCCAATTTCGAAGCTTCAAGTACGCTGCGCAATTTCGCTGGATGATTCTAATAGCATTTAACTGTTGCAAACGCTTTTGATAGTTTCTACGTGCGAGGAAACCCCGACAAAAAGCTTGGAAATTGACAATTATGTCGGTGATCTTGTAGTCACGTTCTTCTTCAAGGTGAGCCAAAACACCAGCACGGAAGAAAATTTTGGATTGACCAACACGATAGAGATTGGGGTCAAGTTCAAGAGCTTGAATCTGAAACACGAATTGCAGAATTCCTTTGAgcaatctttaaaaataaaaatgttgactTAAAACGATATTCTTGATGAAGTTGATATCAATATACCAGTATAAATATAAGTCAGAATAATACACCACAATTACCATTTTCTCACAGGCTTTCTTTCCATCCATGAATCCTTTCGGAATAGCATTCGGAGTTAGAAGTTCGTATCTCTGTCTGAACTCTTGGAAAGGTATTCTGTTTGGGAATCCTTGACGGCAAATCCTGATTCCTTCTAGAACTCCATTACACCTCAACTGATCCAGTACTAACGGCGCGTCAATCTTTCCAGCCCTCTTTTCATGATTCGGTATAATGCATCTTACGAAATTCGGATTAGTATTTCTAAGGGTGACCATTAATTTTGCGAGTTGCTCCTTGTACAACTGAGAAACTGTTCTGAACATTCCTTTTCTTGTTCTTGCACCGAACTGCGTATCGGTTAACGCTTGTTGGGCCATTCCAACGATTTCCGCGTCTTTCCAAATGTGGCAAACAAACGGATCCTGTGAATTTTGTAGCAAGCTAACAACATTCTCGTTCAGTGGATCCATATTTTTCATCAGCCATTTAGCGGCTGAATAATCAACTTTTCCAGCGTAATGTATGATAGCAAAATCTGCGATACCTCTGAAGTctgttttcataaatttcgGATGAACAGTATGAGCGCCCACTAATTTTTCGACAAATGTTTTATCCGTAGCTTTAGGGAACCAACATTCTTCATCCAGTAATGCCATGATACctgttttgaaattaaaacgagggattattttataattaagttTTTATATAGTTCGTttgtataatagaaatttgaagtggaaaataagaaaaaatatgaggctttctttattcttaaatactataataaatctcattaaataaaaacttttttaaacgTACCCATAGGTTTGTCGATCAAATCAATAGTTGGTTGCAGGTCCAATCCAAAGTCGATGAACTTCCATTCGATTCCTTCCCTTTGATACTCTTCTTGTTCCAAAATGAACATAGtatgattaaataattgttgtaaTTTCTCATTTGTATAATTGATGCACAATTGCTCGAAACTGTTCAGTTCGAATATCTCGAAACCAGCCATATCCAGTATGCCGATGAAACTAGCTCCTTGTCTTTTCGTTCGGTCCAAAGATCTATTGATCCGGTTCACAAGCCACCTGAACATTCTCTCGTAACAGGCCTTTGAAATTGCTTCCACTGCAAACTCAACTTGTTCCTTTGTTTGTGCTTTTGTCACGAAATCTCTGCCCACTTTAATCCTGGGTTTTAAAAATGCTTTCGTCATTTCTGTAACGCTTAAGCCCAAcaaatgtgaaattttttgGGCAACAGTGTTGTCTGGCAACGTAGCTTGATCCGAATTTCTTTCTTGACGGAACTGCATCGAACCGAAAAGCATTACAGCAGACACGATACGGAAAATCGAAGAGAAATCTTCGTTTGTCATGCCCATGATATGCATGGACTTCACCGTTGAGAAAAACTCGGCTGAATCGTCTACTCCTGGAACTGGTAGGGCACCATTTGAGAGGAATGGATAGTGCTTCGGGTCCTCTAAGATAAATTcctctaaaaaaatttttaatatttcatttattagaaaatttaagaagTATACAATATCGGGAGAATACAGTTATTGTTCATAGTTAGGAATTAAAGAAGTAGCTAACTTTTAGtttctttaagaaaatatcaacTCTTGTCATACTTTTATACATTAccttgaaatatttcgaaaaactATTCTTGTAGAATAAATAGCTAAAAACTCTTATATTAGAAGTTAGAACTTTAAGATTAGTTTagaactttaataaaaaaaaatttataatcacgtttattttaaatatacaagttAAGGAATCCTTTTCAGCTATGATTTATATATGATTCAAACTACTGTAGAAcctttattataaaatcagTCCTTCAACTGTTTCAACCCCTGCTCATAAGTATTTTACATAAAGTCTTAACAGACTTAGTAttcgcttaaatattaataacaattatggTTTGGAATAAGTGTTTATTGAAGGCATTAATCGTAGGAAATTCttctatattttgatattttaaattacgttGTAAAATAATAGCTGAGTGATAAggacaatgaaaaattctctAAACTAAGAGATGTTCTTTTGTTTCCAGATAACATAATCTGATGTGATATTATTGTGTAATGATACGTCTCCATTGTACAGCTCAAACtaattttctgttattgttTGTGTAATAAAACATCATTTTTGGCTAGtcagaattaataattgaaattcttcaataaataagGAGTACGCgaaattctgtttaaattcattttaaattttacttactcTTTTGTTCTGGCGAAGCACCGGCGAGGAGCTGATAAAATATGTGGAAAGTTCTTTCATCCTTTGCTTGTCGAATTGCTCTCGACTTTTCCAGGAGATAAGTTTCGATATTTGCACCGGCAATGTAACCGGAAGCATCGAAATTTATTCTGATGAATTTACCCtgttgaaagaatttttaactattattattgaaagCGAATCTTCATAATTTATGGGATTCGATTAATAatcaatattataatttatatgaataaaatataacataatgttgtgataaataattgaaatacttgaaaagaatgtttgaaGTAGAAAAATACTGATCTTTGAAAAGATTATCAACACTTCAAGGAGATCCAATGACAAACAGTTAAGAAAATATGCATTAGGAATATGtattaagaaaaaagtaatagataaatattgtttgaCTTACAAATCGCGAAGAGTTGTCATTTTTCACTGTTTTGGCATTTCCAAAGGCTTCTAGAATGGGATTTGCTTGCAAGAGTTGCTGCTCCAATTCACCCTATTACGAAAAATCATTACGTTAATTACAACAAAGGgctggaaattattttgcaacgCAAAGAACACGGTTAAGTAATAACGccaataaaattaacattgaTAAAGaacacaaatttaataatgttgaGAGAATGTATggaatctataaaaaaaaaagtggaatgAATTTTGGAGCATAATAAGAAATGTTCAGACAATTTGTTAATCATGGAAttcaaataatgtttctaatttggttaattatatgtttacttttacaaacaatttccTTCAACCATTATTATTTAGGTATATAACTGAGATGCAGCCATATAATGTTGACGGTGTTCTTTGTTGTCTTTTTATTGCAGAATTTGCATAATGGTAGCAAGAAGTTtgccaaatataaaatattatggaaaaattgtttgcatGATGTACTAAGCTAACAATCGGAAAAAATACAGTAATTCCTGTTATCAAGTGACATAGCCTAAGTATGTTTCTGgcctaaataaaattcattaacaaaaataaaaatattttaagaactttcataacattttttttaaaattaattttattaacaacttGTTTACTGAATGTGTAAATGCAACAAAATGTGCAATACGATGATACATagaagtttaaataaaattgacaataatataataatacagggtgtcccaaaaatgttgtaacgccttgaaaggggtggttcgggaggtgatttaaaacaactttttccttagcgaaaatgttgtccgaggcttcgttaagaagatattaacagaaaacactgaccaatcagagcgcgcgtataccgttggtgCGGCGGCAGTAGGCGtagctacgcgctaggcggccgcgctcatgcGCTACCGCGGgtgctccaccggcatacacgcgctctgattggtcaatgttttccgttaatatcttctcaacgaagcctcggacaatattttcgctaagtaaaaagttgtttcaaatcaccttcgaAAAccaccacccctttcaagatgttacaacatttttgggacaccctgtataagaaTGCTTAActtacttaaaaaataattataaaataaaaattattattccttaAAAGAAAGAGCAACTTTGTTCTTATAAAGATGTGATTTCCAAAAATCCTGAAACTTCGAATTCAActtctgtttaaaattttgtgtgattttatagatatttgcgataatataaaaactcAAACCCTTTTTGAAGATTTATTCTCGTTTCCCAGATTGATTTATTAACGGAATAGAGAATAATTGAGATAATAGCATCGTTTAAACTATACatctataaaattatagattttcttgttaattctaaaattattactCCGACTTGGAATGAATTTAGCACGATCGCGTTACTTGAAAGTAGGAATTACCGTATTTCAGATTTAAGTTAGAAGCGTTCcacgaaaattcaaattgtagTACAGAAGAAAATACATGTGCTGCAAATACATATAAAGCATAATATTGAAGCAACAGGCATTGTTATCTGGAACAGCGTTAATTAACAAAGCCTTATATGTCAGCATAACAAACAAAGATTGAAGACACCAGGAAGAAACAAATCACAATTGCTATAAGCACCAAATCTGAGCTCAAGAAAATTACTCAGGTAGACAAAAACATGCGGTAACAATGTCCATAATCAAATGATGAAAAACTATTTACAagcagaaaaaagaaacgagccgAAAATGGCTTATTAATTAAGCTTAATTATTCTATcgataattttacaattaatcttCAAGGTTTTCTCTAGCTGAGAATTTTGGAGCAGTTAATAGCAATTATTTAAGcaacaaaatgacgagtaaatagtttcattaaaactaGAGTTAGAAACGATTggaatgtaaaagaaaaaattgattaatctTCACctgataataattacattgtccaacaaaattattgttccaGATTTTCCCTAACCTGAGAATTTTGGAGCAGTTGAAAGCAATTATTTAAGcaacaaaatgacgagtaaatagttttattaaGATTACAGTTACAAACGATtagaatgtaaaagaaaaaatttgattaatattcacctgacattaattacattgtccaacaaaatttaaactattcttTTAGGTTTTTTAAATCCATTGTGTGATTCTTATAacgttcctcgtcctaaatacaaATCTGAAAGCcaaattgctccatcacccccagttttcgaaaaactcgaggttttttaaaatcgttcgattttgagtgaaaatgtaatattacttGCAAACTAAAAACGCTGGAGAA
This portion of the Hylaeus volcanicus isolate JK05 chromosome 4, UHH_iyHylVolc1.0_haploid, whole genome shotgun sequence genome encodes:
- the LOC128875734 gene encoding myosin heavy chain, non-muscle isoform X2 produces the protein MADIDSRVDHSDPELRFLSVDRNNFNDPATQAEWTQKKLVWVPHETQGFVAAGIKGERGDEVEVEIAETGKRVFVAKDDIQKMNPPKFDKVEDMAELTCLNEASVLHNLKDRYYSGLIYTYSGLFCVVVNPYKRLPIYTEKIMERYKGIKRHEVPPHVFAITDTAYRSMLQDREDQSILCTGESGAGKTENTKKVIQYLAYVAASKPKSNAGELEQQLLQANPILEAFGNAKTVKNDNSSRFGKFIRINFDASGYIAGANIETYLLEKSRAIRQAKDERTFHIFYQLLAGASPEQKKEFILEDPKHYPFLSNGALPVPGVDDSAEFFSTVKSMHIMGMTNEDFSSIFRIVSAVMLFGSMQFRQERNSDQATLPDNTVAQKISHLLGLSVTEMTKAFLKPRIKVGRDFVTKAQTKEQVEFAVEAISKACYERMFRWLVNRINRSLDRTKRQGASFIGILDMAGFEIFELNSFEQLCINYTNEKLQQLFNHTMFILEQEEYQREGIEWKFIDFGLDLQPTIDLIDKPMGIMALLDEECWFPKATDKTFVEKLVGAHTVHPKFMKTDFRGIADFAIIHYAGKVDYSAAKWLMKNMDPLNENVVSLLQNSQDPFVCHIWKDAEIVGMAQQALTDTQFGARTRKGMFRTVSQLYKEQLAKLMVTLRNTNPNFVRCIIPNHEKRAGKIDAPLVLDQLRCNGVLEGIRICRQGFPNRIPFQEFRQRYELLTPNAIPKGFMDGKKACEKMIQALELDPNLYRVGQSKIFFRAGVLAHLEEERDYKITDIIVNFQAFCRGFLARRNYQKRLQQLNAIRIIQRNCAAYLKLRNWQWWRLYTKVKPLLEVTKQEEKLTQKEDELKQVRDKLESQLHSAQEYERKYQLALEEKTMLAEQLQAEVELCAEAEEMRARLAARKQELEEILHDLEARIEEEEERSTALTQEKKKLQLNISDLEEQLEEEEAARQKLQLEKVQCDAKIKKLEEDLALSDDTNQKLLKEKKILEERANDLSQTLAEEEEKAKHLSKLKAKHEATIADLEERLLKDHQQRQEVDRSKRKIETEVSDLKEQLGERKTQVEELQLQLGKREEELNQVMAKMDEEGAAKAQAQKALRELESQLAELQEDLEAEKAARSKAEKLKRDLNEELEALKNELLDSLDTTAAQQELRSKREQELATLKKNLEEETSVHEATLADMRHKHTQELTALNEQMDALKKTKAVLEKAKSTLEAENADLASELRSVSASRQESDRRRKQAEQQLAEVNAKLAEIERNRQELVERVTKLQQESESIMQQLEAAELKASAAIKASATCESQFTELQQQLEEETRQKLALSSKLRAVESEKDSLHDQLEEEEEAKRALDKYVFALNIQLAEAKKKGEDEAEAAAALEEARKRCMKDIEAFQRQVEELQAANDKLDKSKKKIQAELEDSTIELEAQRAKVLELEKKQKNFDKVLAEEKAVSEQYAEQRDAAEREAREKETRVLSLTRELDEMNEKVEELERVRRGLQSELDELVNNQGTADKNVHELEKAKRALESQLAEQRSQVEELEDELQFTEDAKLRLEVNMQALRAQFERDLQAKEEQAEEKRRGLVKQLRDLEAELEDERKQRAAAIAQRKKMEADYKDIEQQLEMHNKVKEDALKQLKKLQAQMKDCTRETEEARAARDELAATAKETERKVKSLEADLMQLTEDFASSERARRAAENERDELQEELNNNANKGTLMLDEKRRLEARIATLEEELEEEQSNGELLMDRARKAQITIEQLTNDLTTERSTTQKLESHKLLLERQNKELKAKLTELETAQRAKTKATMQQLESKINNLDEQLETEAKERFAQQKINRKLEKKLKELSLQLEDERRNSDQYKEQAEKVNARMKALKRQLDEAEEEISRHKAMKRKAQREMDDMLESQEELTREVANLKNKLRRGGPPISLSSTRLKRGSVQTGGSGDDSTTQDESIDGEETVN